A single Vanacampus margaritifer isolate UIUO_Vmar chromosome 14, RoL_Vmar_1.0, whole genome shotgun sequence DNA region contains:
- the ccdc80l2 gene encoding coiled-coil domain-containing protein 80, translating into MFCCFGTHWLLVAAMWSLSQPSSLAARRKVTISTSTSQLDANVKDWGDYSDLPPGMELGLGLDEDRQHEHDNRQSGGSSLSLTPELEFLSDFAGKKRLWVITAPSYNNNYLRMMEKQLEDMDQKSLNCRLAERDTFIVTIIQNAMMEGRIQKTTVQGEAIVETLDPDTVTKLLHYLELTQDQVFNMLVLKKNLRVGERFPYPVRIEAVLEVIDQLPVRKLEKITRKGSKLRCKSTKKKMVVKRKKMKKRIILSPQKQSNRTSTVTLQRKLPMDKKAALKSKIQDILSGKSRFVIRKAPAERRKESSSAAGGGKQEEEKKNTHRPPDVATGKEEVKKERPDTTLDVGPNKPVEGKKENEEKENSPKKGKGKKGKKGKGKGRKSKKEASEKDKTALKDFLNHLKGKRRLMLISTPSRDATLYVQQSAENDKQHCELALRKVTVATIVGKGNDATLALQHHQLDSEPPFSELPEQLSDTGLISLLRSQLGLSSSDLFSMTVTDYDIEPNRVFEAPPSSLAIFDYIDNFPSRRPEKEKERKSHPACGTDKQQSESENSLLRFVSKRRLLIVSAPSEGDYSFQQQMSALNGQECQLGIRHFALLKLTGVGDKASGTVELFPLNGRSQSEVEPLSRVMVNNLRDQLKISKDYFSMLVVGKDGQVEAWFPSPMWSLDNVYDLVDSTELRLQEETLQRQLGIRCPEVHGRGGEGERYYGYGEDHHHSQ; encoded by the exons ATGTTTTGCTGCTTTGGCACACACTGGCTTCTCGTTGCTGCAATGTGGAGTCTCAGTCAACCGAGCTCGTTGGCTGCAAGGCGGAAAGTCACTATCAGCACGTCAACGAGTCAGTTGGACGCCAATGTGAAGGACTGGGGAGACTATTCGGACCTCCCCCCAGGTATGGAGCTGGGACTGGGCCTGGATGAAGACAGACAACACGAGCACGACAACAGACAGAGTGGAGGGTCGTCATTGAGCCTCACTCCCGAGTTGGAGTTTCTCTCTGACTTTGCAG GTAAAAAGCGATTGTGGGTAATAACAGCCCCCTCATACAATAACAACTACCTTCGTATGATGGAGAAACAGCTGGAAGACATGGATCAG AAATCGCTCAACTGCCGTCTAGCCGAAAGAGACACTTTCATTGTCACCATCATCCAAAACGCTATGATGGAAGGGAGGATCCAGAAGACGACCGTACAAGGAGAGGCCATAGTGGAGACACTGGACCCTGACACTGTTACCAAGCTGCTGCACTATCTTGAGCTCACCCAA GACCAAGTGTTCAACATGTTGGTGCTGAAAAAAAACCTGAGAGTCGGTGAGCGCTTCCCCTATCCGGTTCGGATTGAGGCTGTCTTGGAGGTCATTGATCAGTTGCCCGTCAGAAAGTTGGAGAAGATAACCAGGAAAGGATCCAAACTGAG GtgtaaaagcacaaaaaagaagatggtggtgaaaaggaaaaagatgaagaagaggaTCATTCTGAGTCCTCAGAAGCAAAGCAACCGGACGTCTACGGTGACGCTGCAAAGAAAGCTCCCGATGGACAAAAAGGCCGCGCTTAAGAGTAAGATCCAAGACATACTGAGCGGCAAGTCAAGGTTTGTTATTCGGAAGGCGCCAGCTGAGAGGAGAAAGGAGTCCAGCAGTGCCGCTGGTGGTGGCaaacaggaagaggaaaagaaaaatacgcACCGTCCTCCTGATGTGGCAACAGGAAAAGAGGAAGTGAAGAAAGAAag ACCTGACACTACATTGGATGTGGGTCCCAACAAACCAGTTGAGggtaaaaaggaaaatgaggaaaaagaaaactccccaaaaaagggcaaaggaaaaaaaggaaagaaaggtaAAGGAAAAGGCAGGAAATCTAAAAAAGAAGCAAGTGAGAAGGACAAAACTGCCTTGAAAGACTTTCTGaatcatttaaaggggaagagAAGGTTGATG CTGATATCAACGCCTAGCAGAGACGCAACGCTGTATGTGCAGCAGAGTGCCGAGAACGACAAGCAGCACTGTGAGCTGGCCCTCAGGAAGGTCACCGTGGCAACCATTGTGGGCAAAGGCAATGACGCTACCCTCGCGTTACAGCACCACCAACTTG ATTCAGAGCCTCCATTCAGTGAGCTACCAGAGCAGTTGTCTGATACAGGCTTGATTTCGCTGTTGCGATCCCAGTTGGGTTTGTCTTCCTCTGACCTTTTTTCCATGACGGTCACCGACTACGACATCGAGCCCAAC AGAGTATTTGAGGCGCCGCCATCAAGCCTCGCTATATTTGACTACATCGACAACTTTCCCTCAAGGCGCCccgagaaagaaaaagaaaggaaaagtcaTCCGGCGTGTGGAACTGACAAGCAACAATCCGAATCTGAGAATTCCTTGCTCAG GTTcgtctccaagaggagactgcTGATCGTCTCTGCTCCATCTGAGGGTGACTATTCTTTTCAACAGCAGATGTCTGCTCTCAATGGACAAGAATGCCAACTTG GCATTCGTCACTTTGCTCTGCTGAAGCTAACCGGGGTTGGAGACAAAGCCTCAGGGACCGTTGAGCTGTTTCCTCTCAATG GTCGCAGTCAGAGTGAAGTGGAGCCGTTGTCCCGCGTCATGGTCAACAACCTGCGTGACCAGCTGAAGATCAGCAAGGACTACTTCAGCATGCTGGTGGTGGGCAAGGACGGCCAAGTGGAAGCGTGGTTCCCCTCGCCCATGTGGTCTTTGGATAACGTTTACGATCTGGTCGACTCTACGGAGCTGCGTCTCCAGGAGGAGACGCTACAGAGACAGCTGGGGATCCGCTGCCCGGAGGTGCATGGGAGAGGAGGCGAGGGTGAGCGTTACTATGGTTACGGGGAAGATCATCACCACTCACAATGA